The Bosea sp. 685 DNA window CGGTGAAGCCCTGGGGACGCGGCCGGTTGGCGAGGCGCAGGGCCCCGCTATAGGTCGCGACCTCGATCCCCTCGATCGCTTGAGGATCGATACGGTGCCGGGCGAGCAGGCCGAGCAGCGCTTCGACCGGCGCATGAACATGCCGGCAGCAGGCATGGAACTTCATATAGGTGCGGGCGACATAGCCCTGCCCGCCGAGGCCGACGGCCAGTCCCTCCAGGCGGAAATGCTCCTCATTGTCGAGCAGGCCGAGCGGTCCGGTATGGCCGGCCTCGGCGAGCAGGAGCGCATTCACCGCCGTCAGGCTCGACCAGGGCATGCCTTCCTTGACGTCGCTGCCTTCCTGCGCGCGAAAGGCCGGCCCGGCCCCGGCATGGAGCTGGTTGGGAGCGCTCATGCCGGCGATGGCGAAGGCATGGGCCAGTTGTTCCGGGGCCGTGCGCCTGAGACATCCGAGCGCCGCGACCACGCCATAGCCCGACCACATGCCGGTATTGGCATAGAAGCGCCGCGCGGCCCCGACTGCGACGCCGACCTCGTAGCCGATGACGATCGCCCGCAGCAGGTCCTCGGTTGTCGAGCCCTCCTCCTGCGCAGCGGCGAAGGCCGCCGGGATGACGGCCGCGCCGGGATGGCCGCGCGCCAAGCGGTGGCCGTCATCGAGATCGAGCGCGGCCGCGGCGGAGGCATTGCACCAGACAGCTGCAGCGAGGCCGGCTGTCTGCCCGGAGAACCAGACCGGAAGCGCGCCGCCCGCCATCGTCATCCGCGCCACCTGGCGAACCGCTTGCGGTCCAGGCGCAGCGATCCCGGCGGCAGCTGCGATGACGAGGTCGAGGACGCTGCGGCAGGCGGCCTCGCGCAGATCATCCGTCAGCAGCTGCCTGCGGGCAGCAGCGACATAGTCTGCGAGTTGGCGCGATACCGCCATCGCCAATGCCTTGTCGGTCACTGCCGCCACCCTCAGCGCGGCTTCAGTGTCGTGGCTTCGGTGATCGGCGGCGCGAGGTTCAGCGCCCCCTTCAGCTCGTAGCCGAAATCCAGCCGGTCGCTGCGGGCCCAGACCTGACGCAGTTCGAACAGGGGGATGGCGCAGACATTGTCCATGATCTTCCGCTGCGCCTCCTTCCAGAGGGCTTTCTGGGCTTCGGCGTCGGGTTCGATGCGGGCCTGCTCGATCTCCTTGTCGGCCACGGCGCAATGCGAGAAATTCGTCGCGGCGGTCGGCGTGCCGACGATCGCGCGTGAGTGGAAGAACTCGCTGAGATAGGTATCGGCTATGGGGAAGCGCGCCGCGCCGTAGAAGACGAGAGCGCTCAGATCCTTGCGGGTCTGGCTCTGATAGGTCGCGTGGTCGACGACCTGCATCTCGAGCTTGATCCCGGCCTTGGCGAGCTGCGCCTGCATGATCTCCATGAAGGGCTGCTGCGCCGAGATATTGGAGACGATGGCCTTGATCGTGATGCCGTCCTTGTGGCCGGCTTCGGCCAGCAGCGCCTTGGCCTTGGCGAGATCGAAGCTGTAGCGTACCGAGCAGTCCTCCCCGAGATAGCCCGGCGGAACGACGGAACAGCCCTTGGGACCGACATCCTTGCCGACATAGCGCACGAGGTCGTCGACATTGATCGCGGCCGCGATGGCACGGCGCACGCGGATATCGTCGAGCGGCGGCATGCTCTGGTTGATATGCAGGAGCCGGTACTCGCCCGGCCGGAAGATCTCGACGTTGAAGCCGGGCCGGCGGCGGGCGGCATCGACCCAGCGCTGCTCGCGCTTGCCATACATCAAATCGATTTCGCCGGAGGTGAAGGCGAGTTCGCGGGCGCTGTCGGAAGGGATCACGCGCACCATGATCGTGTCGATCTTCGGCTTGCCGCGGAAATAGCCGGGATGGGCGGTGAGCTTCACATATTGCTGCGTCACTTGCTCGACGAAGGCGAAGGGGCCGGTGCCGACGGGCTTGCTACCGAATTTGTCGCCCAGTTCCTCCGCCGCCTTGCGGCTGACGATGTTGCCGCCGTGATAGTTGGAGACGCGGCCGAGAAAATTGACATCGGCATATTTCAGCGTGATGCGGACGGTGAGATCGTCGACCTTCTCCACCCTCTCGACTGCCGAGAAATCCGAGGAGAAGGTCGAGCGTTTGGGATCGGCCGAGCGTTGCAAGGAATAGACGACGTCGTCGGCGCTGAGCGTGCCCCAATCACCCTGGAACTTCACGCCCTGGCGCAGATGGAAGGTCCAGGTCTTTCCGTCGGCGGAGGTGTCCCAGCGTTCGGCGAGATCGGGTTCGAGGTCCTTGGGATCGGCGCTGCCCGGCTTGAAGCGAACGAGGCCGTTATAGATCCAGCCGACCAGCGTCTTGTCGCTGGTGGCGCTGGCACGATGGGCATCGAGCGTCGAGACGTCGCCATCGCCGGCGACACGCAGCAAGCTTTCCTGGGCCGAGCCCGCGCCCGGCAGGCAGGCGACCAGAATCAGGCTCGCGAGCCCCAAGACAGACGGCTTCATCGTTCGATCCCCTCGTTTTCCGTTATTTGGACGGAATAGTGGGGGCGACTATCCCACGCTGTCCAAGTCGAAATCGGGGATGGATTATTCCGCAGGGTTATAGCAACGGGCCAAGCAGTCTAAGGCTGTGCCTTGCCCAGGCTCCGGACCGGGATCGTGTCGAGGTCGGGGCGATACTGGCCCTCGCTGCGGACCGAGAGAACGCCGTCCTTGATCGAGAAGCTCCTGAGCAGGCCGCTGCCGTCGCGCCAGCCGGTGGTCTCACCATCATCCTCGTAAAGCTCGCCGCGCGCGTTACCCGCGCCGAAGGTGAGCAGCTCCCGCACCGGGCTCAACCGCTCGGCATCGCCGACCGGAATGATGGCGCCGGCACGGATGAAGATCGGCAGGCGCCCGAGCGGTGCGTCGACGCTGACCACGCCGCCCCCGGGGTAGTGCCGGCCGCCATGCCAGTCATACCAGCCGCCGGGATGACTGGGCAGGTTGACCCCGCGCTGTGTCGCGCCCTCCTCCAGCACCGGCGCGACCAGGATGTCGGGGCCGAGCATGAAGGCGTCATCGATGCCGCGCACCGCCGGATCGTCGGGGAAATCGTAGAAGAGCGGGCGCACGGCGGGCTCGTTGTCGCGGCTGGCGCGCCACATCTGGGTATAGAGATAAGGCATCAGCCGGTAGCGCAGGCCGATCGCCTCGCGCACCTGCGGGACCATCTGCGGATACATCCAGGGCAGGTTGACGACGCCGTCATCGTTCCAGGAGTTCATCACCATGCGCGGCCAGAGCGCGCAGAACTCGTTGAAGCGCACGAACAGCTCGGGACCGGGCGTCGGCCCGTGGAAGCCGCCGACGTCATGGCCGATGCTGAACATGCCCGACAGGCTCATATTGAGCCCCTGGGTGAGATTGTAGCGCAGCGTCTTCCAGGCGGTCTCGTTGTCGCCGGACCAGGTCTGGCTGTAGCGGGCAATACCGGCGCCGCCGCCGCGCGTCACCGAATATTGCCGCTTGCCGGGCTCGCGCGCGGCTTGCGCCTCATAGGAAAGCTTGGTCATCAGCAGCGCATGGGCCGGGCGCGCCAGGGCCTGCCGGAACGGGCGGCCGTCGCCATGGCAGAGCGCGTCCTCATCCCAGATCTCGTATTCGTTGTTGTCGTTCCAGACGGTGGTGAAACCGTAGTCGAGCAACGCAGTTTCGATGCCGTTGCGCCACCAGGCCCGCCCGGCAGGATTGGTGAAGTCGATGTGGAAGCCGAGGCCATCCCAGAACTGCGCGACCGCCGGCTCCCCGGTCTTGCCGTCCTTCACCAGGATGCCCTGGTCCAGCGCTTCCTGGAGCCGTGGATGGTCGTCAAGCAGGCAGGGCTTCAGGTTGGCGACCGGCTGCAGGCCCGCCTGTTTCAGTCGCGCCATGGTCGCGGCTGGATCGGGGAACTTGTCGCGGTTCCAATTGAAGGCGTAGCGGCGATGGCCGATCTGCGTGTAGCCCGAGCCGAAATGGAAGCTGTCGCAGGGAATGCGGTGTGTCTCGCACTTGCCGATGAAATCGCTGATGCGGGCATCAGCATCAGGCGCATCGGCGATCGCCATGGACGTCACGCCGAAGCCGAAGGACCAGTGCGGCGCAAAGGCCTGCCCGCCGGTGAGCCAGGAGAAGCGGCGCGTCACCGCCGGCACGGTCGGGCCCGCCAGGACGTAATAGTCGAGGTCGCCATCGTCGCCGCGCCAGGAGCGGAACAGGCCGTGATAATTGTCGAGCGTGCAGCCGAGGTCGACCGAGCCGGTGGCGAGGTTGTCATAGAACACGCCATGGGCGCCTTGCGGGCCGTCAACGATGAAAAACGGCAACATCTTGTAGAGCGGGTCGCTGAGTTCTGCGTCGAAGCCGCAGGGGTCGACGGCATCGATGGCGAAGCGCCGGCCGGTCCGGTCGAGCGGGCCGGCCTTGTCGCCCAGGCCATAATGCCGCTCGTGATAATCGCGCGCCATGTAATGCGCGACGGCGCCGGTGCGAGGCGAAGCGAGATAGGCCTGGGTCGGCCGGTCGCGCAGGAAGGGCGTTTCCTCACCCGCTCGGCGCCAGGCGATGCCGAAGGGCTCGAGCGTGATCTCGGCGGAAAGGCCACCGACTGACAGCACCACCCTGCCCTCGCTCTCCGTGACGTTCGCCTGCGGGTTCGCGAAGCCGGACAGATCGTCGCGTTGGCGCCCCTCATAGGACGGCTCCAGCCCGCCGGGCGCGATCGACCAGCCGCGGTCGAGCCGATAGCCGTCCTGCGGCTTCAATGTGACCCTGCCAATGTCGCCTTCGAGAATGCGAACGGCGATGGTGTTGCCGAGTCCGACGTCGAACAGGGCGGCTTCTCCATCGCGGCCGATATAGCGGCCTTGCGTCAGGGCTTTCATCACGGGGCTCCAGCGGGACAGATAAGAGAACGAAGGGTTTGCACGGCGGCGTTCAGGCGGCGCCGGGCCGCAGGGCTTTGCCGGCCGCGTCGAACAGGTGCAGATGCGCTGGCGCGAAACGCAGCGCGACGCGGTCGCCCCGGCCATGGCTCGTCTGCCCGTCCAACCGCACGGTGATCTGCGGCAATCCGGGCGCGGAGCCGTAGAGATAGCTCTCCCCGCCGAGCCGTTCGACGAGGTCGACCGTCATGGCGAGACCTACCTCACCCTCCCCGGCAAGAGTGATGTGCTCCGGCCTGATGCCCAGCGTCACGGCGGTTCCAGCCGGGAGCGCGGTTTCGCGACCCAGCTCCACCTCTTGCCCCGCCTCCCCCAGCGCGACGGCTCCCTGCCCTGCAGCGCGGGCTGGCAACAGGTTCATGCGCGGCGAGCCGATGAAGCCGGCGACAAAGAGGTTGTCAGGCCTGTTGTAGAGTTCGAGCGGGGTGCCGATCTGCTCGATACGCCCGCTTTGGAGCACCACGATGCGGTCGGCCAGCGTCATCGCCTCGACCTGATCATGGGTGACATAGATCATCGTGCCGCCGAGTTCTGCATGCAGGCTGGCGAGTTCCTTGCGCGTGGCGACGCGCAATTCGGCGTCGAGATTCGACAAGGGTTCGTCGAACAGGAAGATCTTGGGATCGCGCACGATGGCGCGGCCGATGGCGACGCGCTGGCGCTGCCCGCCCGAGAGCGCCTTGGGCTTTCGCTCAAGATAGTCGCTGAGGCGCAGCATGGTCGCGGCGCGGCGCACCCTGGCGTCGATCTCGGGCGCCTTCAGGCCCATATTCTCGAGCGCGAAGGCCATGTTCTTGTAGACGCTCATATGCGGATAGAGCGCATAGGACTGGAACACCATCGCAAGCCCGCGCTCGGAGGCCGGCCACCCGGTGACGTCGGCGCCATCGATCGCGATCGACCCCGTCGTGACCTCCTCCAGCCCGGCGATGATGCGCAGCAAGGTCGACTTGCCGCAGCCGGACGGGCCGACGAAGACGACGAATTCGCCATCCGCGACATGCAGGTCGACGGCATGGATCACGGTGGTCGCGCCGAAGGATTTTGTGATGCCGCTGAGCGTCAGTTCAGCCATGGAGAACCCGTTCCGGTCATTTCATTCCCGTATTGGCGATGCCGGTGGTGATGAAGCGCTGCAGGAAGACGAAGACCAGCGCGACAGGCGCCAGCGTCGCCACCGTCATGGCGAGCAAATAGTGCCATTGCGTCTGGAGCTCGCCCTGGAAGGCGTTGAGGCCGATCTGCAGCGTATGGACCTCGGTCTTGGTCAAGACCGCGAGCGGCCAGAGGAACTCGTTCCAGCGCCACATGATCGAGAAGATCGCGAGCACGGCGAGCGCCGGCATGGCGAGCGGCATGACGATACGCCAATAGATCTGCCACTCCGAGGCCTTGTCCATGCGCGCGGCCTCGATCAGGTCACGCGGCAGGGTCAGCATGTATTGCCGCAACAGGAAGACGCCGGTCGGCGTCGCGGCGCCGGGCAGGATCACGGCCCAGAGCGAATTGACCAGGCCGAGCTTGGTGATCACCAGATAGACCGGCACCAGGATGATGGTGATCGGGATCATCAGCGTGCCGACCACCATCAGCATCGCGGCATTCTTGCCCTTGAACTCGTAGATCGAGAGGGCGTAGGCGGCCATCGAGTTGATCAGCAGCGTGATCAGCGTCGCCACCACCGTGACGAAGACTGAGTTGCCGAGGAAGCGCGTGAAGGCGAAGCGTTCGAGCGGCTCGGTATAGTTCTCCGTCGCCAGTTTGAATTCGCGCACCGGTATGCGCTTGTCGATCGGTATCCGGAACTGCTGGGCCGGGTTCTCCGGATCGACCATCTGCGCGACGATACCGATGCGCCGGACCTGGGCCAGAACCCGGGTCGAGCCGTCATCGAGCGTCGCGCTGAAGAGCGGCAAAGGCTGCGGAAAGCCCGCTACCGCGACCTCGCGCTGCGACATCGGCAGCAGCGAGGGCGGGAATTCCAGCAGGCCGGCCTGCGTCTTGAAGGAGGACAGCACGAGCCAGAGCACGGGCCCGAACATCAGCACGACGCCGAGCGCCAGATAGCTGTAGGCGGCGATATCGGTCCAATGCCAACGGCCGGATTTACGCCGGATCTGCAGGAGGCGCGCGACACGATTCATGCCGACCTCCTGCGGCTGGCCGCGAGCTGTGCCAGCGTCAGCCCGAACAGCACGATGCCGAGCACCACCGAGGCTGCCGCCGCCAGCCCGAAATTCTGCACCTGGTTGGAAAAGGCCGTCTCGTAGATGTACTGCACGACCATCAGCGTCGCCGTGCCCGGCCCGCCTCCTGTCAGCACGAAGACCTCGTCGAAGGTCTGCACGCCGCGGATCAGCGCCAGCACGATAACGACGATGAGATTGGGCCAGAGCAGCGGCAAGGTGATGCGCCAGAAGGCGCGCCAGCGCGGCGTCGCATCCATTTCCGCCGCCTCGTAGAGATCGGCGGGTATTGCCTGGAGGCCGGCGAGCAGGATCAGTGTGTAGAAGCCCATATGGGCCCAGATCGAGACGAAGACCGCCCAGAACATCGCCCAGCCCGGATCGATGAAGAACAGGATCTTCTGGCCGCCGAGCGCGGTGAGGCCGGCATTGAGCAGGCCGTCGCGCTGCAGGATCCACTTCCAGATCAGCGCCACCACGACGGGCGAGAGCAGGACGGGGAAGAAATAGACGGCGCGAAAGAAGCCGCGGCCGCGGATGCGCATGTTGAGCACCACCGCGGTGACCAGCGAGAACAGCACCATGGCGACGACCTGGAACACCGTGAAGCGCAGCGTATTGGCGACGCCGCGCCAGAAATGGTCCTCCCGGCACGAGCCAGGATCGACGAAGCTGCCGCAGTCGAAGAGATAGGCGTACTGCCCACCCCCGACATAGGGCCGCTCCGACGGGAACAGGGCCGCCCCGCCCGTCACCGAGAAGACGACGTTGATGATGAGCGGCAGGAAGACAAAGAGCGAGAAGAAGACCAGGTTCGGCAGCAGGAAGACATAGGCCATCCGGCGCTCGCCGAGGAGCCGCTGCAGCCCCCGCATCGGCCAATCGACCAGCCGCATCAGCGCCGCGACGAACAGGCCGAGCCAGCTTGCTGCGCTGCGGCGGGGGGAAAGTGGAGGCGTCACCGGGCTACTTCTTGTTGCGCTCGGCGATCTGCTGCTCAATATCGGAGGCGACCCGCTTATAGGCCTCGTCCATCGTGGTTTCGCCCGAGATCGCCTGGCCGACACGGCTGATCACGGCATTGAAGATGATGCGGTTGTTGGCATAGCCCTGCAGCTTGTAGGCAACCGGCGACAGACCCGCGACCTGGTCGGAAAAGACCTTGAGCGAGGCCTTCGCCAGCGGGCTCGCATCCTTGTAGTCGAGCCCCTTCGCGGCGATGCCGATATGGCCGGGAACGAAGAGCGAGCGGCTGTAGAACTCGCTCAGCACCGGCTCGCTGGCGAGATATTCCATGACCCTGGCGACGGCTGCGGGGTTCTTCGTCGTCTTGATCGCGACGAGCCCGGCGCCGCCGGGCATCGCCGTGCATCCGGCGGGGCCGCATGGCGTCGGCACCGCGACCCAGTCGAAAGCATTGCCGACCGTCTTGTCGAGCTGGGCGATCTGCCAGGAACCGGACATGTACATCACGACCTGGGCGTTCTTGAACTCATCATTGGCGCCGCGATAGGCCGCGCCGGAGACCGAGCCCCAGAGCTCCTTGGCCATGACGCCGCTCTTATGCCAGTCATAGACGAGCTGCGCCGCGCGCTTGAACCCGTCATCGATCACGGCAGGCTCGCCCTTGGCGTCGAACAGCTTCGCGCCTTCCGAGATCGCCAGACCGAAGAAGCGGTGGCCCGAGCGGTCCATGGCGATGGGGAACGGCGCCTGCACCTTGGCGGCGACATCCTTCGTCGCCTTGGCCCAGTCTTCCCATGTCGCTTTGGCGCCGGGCAGGGCGATGCCGGCCTGCTCGAACAATGTCTTGTTGACGAAGGGGCCGGTGACGGTGAGCTGTGTCATGAAGCCGGGGATGGAGTTGGTGTCGCCCTGCGGACGCATCCATTCCAGGAACGGGCCGAAATTGGCGTCCCAATACGCGGCGTCCTTCAGATAAGGCCGCAGGTCGAGCGCATAGCGGGCGATGCCGCCGAGATCGACGACGCGGGCGATGTCCGGCCCCTGCCCCGAGGCGAGCTGGACCGGCAGATTCTCGGTGATCGCCTTGTAGGGCACCTGATCGAGAACGATCTTGATGTCCGTGTTCTGGGCCTCGAAGCGCTTGAGCAGATCGGCGACGACCTCGCCCTCATTGCCATCGGAATACCAGCTCATGCGCACGGTGGTCTGCGCCTGAGCGACGTCGACCGCCAGAAGCCCTGTCACGACGGCCAAGGCCGAAACCCACGCTCTCATTGTCATCTGCGTTCCATCCCGGGATCGTTCCTGGCATCTCAGCTGGATGCCTTGTGGATATTAGGCAAACGTTTGCCTAACTTGTCAACGGAGGCGTGGCGAGGCATTGAAAGACAGGCCTCGATGATGACGGGAGGCCAGGGCAGGCTCGTTTCGGCGCATCTCGCCGGCATGAAAATCGATTGGAGCCTGGGAATCGATTGGAGCCGATGCAAAGATTCGTGTCTGCCGCCCAGGTTTCGCTTGCGACGGTTGCCGCCGAGGCAGGGGTTTCGGTCGCCACCGTATCCCGGATCGTGAATGGCGAGACGCGGCGGGCCTCGGCTCAGACGGTGATGCGCGTACAGGCGGCCGTCGTCGCGCTCGGCTACCAGCCCAACCATGTCGGGCGGGCGCTGCGTCGGCGCCAGAGCCGCGTCGTCGCGATGCTTGCACCCAACCTCGACAACCCGGCCATGGCCGCCATCGCAGTGTCGACGGAAGCGGCGCTGCGTGCGGCCGGCTACGTCATGATCCTGTGCGACACGCATGACCGCGCCGATCTGCAGGACGAATACCTGCAGGCCATGCGCTCGCAGCTGGTGCAGGGCTATGTCCTGGTGAGCGCCGTCACGAGCCCGGCACTAAGCGACGCGCTCGCACGCGGAGAGCCGATCGTCTTCGTCAGTCGCCGCAATCCCGAGGGCGGTGCCTATGTCGGCATCAACAATCACGCCGCGGGAGCTGCTGCCGCCGATTATTGCCTGGCACGCGCGATCACCGAACCAGCCGTGATCTTTCCCGCGCAGGGCTCGTCATCGACGGCGGAGCGCGTCGCCGGTTTCGTCGAGCGACTAATCGCGCGCGGTGTCGAGGCTGACCGCATCCGGCGCGCTTCGGCGCCTGGATTGTCGCATCTTCAGGTCGGCTACGACGCGGCGCGGGCCCTCGTCGCGGCAAGCGCCGGGGCCTGGCCGAAAGGCCTGCTCTGCGTCAGCGACATGATGGCCTATGGCGCCTACAGATTGGCCGTCGAGCGTGGCGTCGCCATTCCCGAAGCCTGCCTCCTCATCGGCATCGACGCGAACCCGCTCAACGCCTGGATCGCGCCCTGGCTGACCTCGGTCCATATCCCCTACCCCGATTTCGGCGCCAAGGTCGTCGAGCAGCTCACGGCGCTCTGGGGCGGCACGATGCCGGACGATATCCTGTTGCCGCATTCCCTGGAGCCCTGATCGGCGGGGAGCTATGCGACTCAACGCTTAGCCAGGCCGGAAGCGCTGCGCCTATGCTGCTCGTCCGGTGGTTCGAACGATGCTCGACACCCCTCCCCTTTGACCTGAAGGAGCCGGGAGATTCGTCACTCCCGTATGCAGGAGGCTATGCGACCTCGCCCAAAGCCCGGTATTCCTGTTCATTCGGAGCGCCCAGGAAAAGATCGTCGCCCCATGCTCATCTTCGAGACCATCCTTGTGCTCCTGCTGGGAGCGACGATCCTGTCGGTGGTCGCGAAGCGGCTGAACATCCCCTATCCGACGCTCCTCGCCTTGGGGGGCGCCGCAGTCGCGTTCCTGCCGGGCGCGCCGCGGCTTGATCTGCCGCCGGAGCTCATCCTCGCCCTCTTCGTCGCGCCCGTGCTGCTCGATGCCGCCTATGATACCTCGCTGCGCGATCTT harbors:
- a CDS encoding MmgE/PrpD family protein; amino-acid sequence: MTDKALAMAVSRQLADYVAAARRQLLTDDLREAACRSVLDLVIAAAAGIAAPGPQAVRQVARMTMAGGALPVWFSGQTAGLAAAVWCNASAAAALDLDDGHRLARGHPGAAVIPAAFAAAQEEGSTTEDLLRAIVIGYEVGVAVGAARRFYANTGMWSGYGVVAALGCLRRTAPEQLAHAFAIAGMSAPNQLHAGAGPAFRAQEGSDVKEGMPWSSLTAVNALLLAEAGHTGPLGLLDNEEHFRLEGLAVGLGGQGYVARTYMKFHACCRHVHAPVEALLGLLARHRIDPQAIEGIEVATYSGALRLANRPRPQGFTDIQFSIPYCLGLVAIDGPDALLPLAEAAIDRSDIVALAEKVSLRLDPELDARFPAETLSRVAIRVGRREFVSPVTAPRGEASAPPSWLDLEDKLRKASRFVATPAQQEQLLAASSRLRAGNHAPLLDAFATIRLHLG
- a CDS encoding ABC transporter substrate-binding protein is translated as MKPSVLGLASLILVACLPGAGSAQESLLRVAGDGDVSTLDAHRASATSDKTLVGWIYNGLVRFKPGSADPKDLEPDLAERWDTSADGKTWTFHLRQGVKFQGDWGTLSADDVVYSLQRSADPKRSTFSSDFSAVERVEKVDDLTVRITLKYADVNFLGRVSNYHGGNIVSRKAAEELGDKFGSKPVGTGPFAFVEQVTQQYVKLTAHPGYFRGKPKIDTIMVRVIPSDSARELAFTSGEIDLMYGKREQRWVDAARRRPGFNVEIFRPGEYRLLHINQSMPPLDDIRVRRAIAAAINVDDLVRYVGKDVGPKGCSVVPPGYLGEDCSVRYSFDLAKAKALLAEAGHKDGITIKAIVSNISAQQPFMEIMQAQLAKAGIKLEMQVVDHATYQSQTRKDLSALVFYGAARFPIADTYLSEFFHSRAIVGTPTAATNFSHCAVADKEIEQARIEPDAEAQKALWKEAQRKIMDNVCAIPLFELRQVWARSDRLDFGYELKGALNLAPPITEATTLKPR
- a CDS encoding glycoside hydrolase family 31 protein; translated protein: MKALTQGRYIGRDGEAALFDVGLGNTIAVRILEGDIGRVTLKPQDGYRLDRGWSIAPGGLEPSYEGRQRDDLSGFANPQANVTESEGRVVLSVGGLSAEITLEPFGIAWRRAGEETPFLRDRPTQAYLASPRTGAVAHYMARDYHERHYGLGDKAGPLDRTGRRFAIDAVDPCGFDAELSDPLYKMLPFFIVDGPQGAHGVFYDNLATGSVDLGCTLDNYHGLFRSWRGDDGDLDYYVLAGPTVPAVTRRFSWLTGGQAFAPHWSFGFGVTSMAIADAPDADARISDFIGKCETHRIPCDSFHFGSGYTQIGHRRYAFNWNRDKFPDPAATMARLKQAGLQPVANLKPCLLDDHPRLQEALDQGILVKDGKTGEPAVAQFWDGLGFHIDFTNPAGRAWWRNGIETALLDYGFTTVWNDNNEYEIWDEDALCHGDGRPFRQALARPAHALLMTKLSYEAQAAREPGKRQYSVTRGGGAGIARYSQTWSGDNETAWKTLRYNLTQGLNMSLSGMFSIGHDVGGFHGPTPGPELFVRFNEFCALWPRMVMNSWNDDGVVNLPWMYPQMVPQVREAIGLRYRLMPYLYTQMWRASRDNEPAVRPLFYDFPDDPAVRGIDDAFMLGPDILVAPVLEEGATQRGVNLPSHPGGWYDWHGGRHYPGGGVVSVDAPLGRLPIFIRAGAIIPVGDAERLSPVRELLTFGAGNARGELYEDDGETTGWRDGSGLLRSFSIKDGVLSVRSEGQYRPDLDTIPVRSLGKAQP
- a CDS encoding sn-glycerol-3-phosphate ABC transporter ATP-binding protein UgpC, encoding MAELTLSGITKSFGATTVIHAVDLHVADGEFVVFVGPSGCGKSTLLRIIAGLEEVTTGSIAIDGADVTGWPASERGLAMVFQSYALYPHMSVYKNMAFALENMGLKAPEIDARVRRAATMLRLSDYLERKPKALSGGQRQRVAIGRAIVRDPKIFLFDEPLSNLDAELRVATRKELASLHAELGGTMIYVTHDQVEAMTLADRIVVLQSGRIEQIGTPLELYNRPDNLFVAGFIGSPRMNLLPARAAGQGAVALGEAGQEVELGRETALPAGTAVTLGIRPEHITLAGEGEVGLAMTVDLVERLGGESYLYGSAPGLPQITVRLDGQTSHGRGDRVALRFAPAHLHLFDAAGKALRPGAA
- a CDS encoding carbohydrate ABC transporter permease produces the protein MNRVARLLQIRRKSGRWHWTDIAAYSYLALGVVLMFGPVLWLVLSSFKTQAGLLEFPPSLLPMSQREVAVAGFPQPLPLFSATLDDGSTRVLAQVRRIGIVAQMVDPENPAQQFRIPIDKRIPVREFKLATENYTEPLERFAFTRFLGNSVFVTVVATLITLLINSMAAYALSIYEFKGKNAAMLMVVGTLMIPITIILVPVYLVITKLGLVNSLWAVILPGAATPTGVFLLRQYMLTLPRDLIEAARMDKASEWQIYWRIVMPLAMPALAVLAIFSIMWRWNEFLWPLAVLTKTEVHTLQIGLNAFQGELQTQWHYLLAMTVATLAPVALVFVFLQRFITTGIANTGMK
- a CDS encoding sugar ABC transporter permease, with product MRLVDWPMRGLQRLLGERRMAYVFLLPNLVFFSLFVFLPLIINVVFSVTGGAALFPSERPYVGGGQYAYLFDCGSFVDPGSCREDHFWRGVANTLRFTVFQVVAMVLFSLVTAVVLNMRIRGRGFFRAVYFFPVLLSPVVVALIWKWILQRDGLLNAGLTALGGQKILFFIDPGWAMFWAVFVSIWAHMGFYTLILLAGLQAIPADLYEAAEMDATPRWRAFWRITLPLLWPNLIVVIVLALIRGVQTFDEVFVLTGGGPGTATLMVVQYIYETAFSNQVQNFGLAAAASVVLGIVLFGLTLAQLAASRRRSA
- a CDS encoding ABC transporter substrate-binding protein — its product is MTMRAWVSALAVVTGLLAVDVAQAQTTVRMSWYSDGNEGEVVADLLKRFEAQNTDIKIVLDQVPYKAITENLPVQLASGQGPDIARVVDLGGIARYALDLRPYLKDAAYWDANFGPFLEWMRPQGDTNSIPGFMTQLTVTGPFVNKTLFEQAGIALPGAKATWEDWAKATKDVAAKVQAPFPIAMDRSGHRFFGLAISEGAKLFDAKGEPAVIDDGFKRAAQLVYDWHKSGVMAKELWGSVSGAAYRGANDEFKNAQVVMYMSGSWQIAQLDKTVGNAFDWVAVPTPCGPAGCTAMPGGAGLVAIKTTKNPAAVARVMEYLASEPVLSEFYSRSLFVPGHIGIAAKGLDYKDASPLAKASLKVFSDQVAGLSPVAYKLQGYANNRIIFNAVISRVGQAISGETTMDEAYKRVASDIEQQIAERNKK
- a CDS encoding LacI family DNA-binding transcriptional regulator produces the protein MSAAQVSLATVAAEAGVSVATVSRIVNGETRRASAQTVMRVQAAVVALGYQPNHVGRALRRRQSRVVAMLAPNLDNPAMAAIAVSTEAALRAAGYVMILCDTHDRADLQDEYLQAMRSQLVQGYVLVSAVTSPALSDALARGEPIVFVSRRNPEGGAYVGINNHAAGAAAADYCLARAITEPAVIFPAQGSSSTAERVAGFVERLIARGVEADRIRRASAPGLSHLQVGYDAARALVAASAGAWPKGLLCVSDMMAYGAYRLAVERGVAIPEACLLIGIDANPLNAWIAPWLTSVHIPYPDFGAKVVEQLTALWGGTMPDDILLPHSLEP